A single region of the Leptothrix cholodnii SP-6 genome encodes:
- a CDS encoding tetratricopeptide repeat protein — protein MSRAFSTPCALPALVPLAAAICLFAATTAVRAQVLDDVELRREGADAVAQVRLTVPVRYVRSVSSRTGELAQAYYEVLEGPGAQGAPQLPAERRIAGGGGLPTLTISDEPVGGSTTERKLVIRTSPPSRLRVRAGRDNRSIEVVLDGLGAKVQPAVPVAALPQAQPGQRLVVVLHSSTDPSLQLPAPVPAALQDYQLGTAQRVVDGVTLYELTLGPFASQAEAARALGLLRKRFPKASVMALPGAPTAAAAAAAPATADTPSAAPTAPAATPIDPERAGPADLALAQAADARGDLPTALEALNRVLDLPPNRASREAQELIGVVRLKAGETTRARREFELFLKLYPTGADAKRVAARLAALPAPGATEAVRAERPPVPATTTLNGSAGLYYYGGQSQIRSEEFRDSSIGGLPELVQNPTISGVDQKLAIANVDLNYRHRDAEQDLRFVFRDSYQANMLAGKPDRNKLSALYVDHRSFKTGTSVRLGRQSPLGGGILGRFDGLQAGYAFAPKWKVNVVGGRPADKLQQTRRYFFGTSVDADAITEHVGGSLYAIEQKIDGVTDRRALGTDVRYFNGGTFVSGSLDYDTVLRAVNVASVQGTWQQIDAEGAAGTSVNFMLDRRAQPLLMLGNALFFQDPNGGPIPVRLSDALALRNLETLRDYVRTTTAFSNQALLGVTTPLNPRWQIGGDVRLSSIGAIAPVPEILPDGQPATGNIWSLGGQLIGNNLYSARDTHVFNASYQTAPTFKGLLLSYNNLSALNEAWQLEPSLQYYRQSGTDGLDLVRWKPGLRVSWRVAQSWVLESSLDYEVTHITSPTRNENSNRVFYYLGGRYDF, from the coding sequence GTGTCGCGTGCCTTTTCAACCCCTTGCGCCCTGCCGGCCCTCGTGCCGCTGGCCGCCGCGATCTGCCTGTTCGCCGCCACCACCGCGGTCCGCGCACAGGTGCTCGACGATGTCGAACTGCGCCGCGAGGGCGCCGACGCGGTCGCGCAGGTGCGCTTGACCGTGCCGGTGCGCTACGTGCGCAGCGTCAGTTCGCGCACCGGCGAGCTGGCGCAGGCCTATTACGAGGTGCTCGAAGGCCCCGGCGCCCAGGGCGCGCCGCAGCTGCCGGCCGAACGCCGCATCGCCGGCGGCGGCGGCCTGCCGACGCTGACGATCAGCGACGAGCCGGTCGGCGGCAGCACCACCGAGCGCAAGCTGGTGATCCGCACCTCGCCGCCCAGCCGCCTGCGGGTGCGCGCCGGGCGCGACAACCGCAGCATCGAGGTGGTGCTCGACGGCCTGGGCGCCAAGGTCCAGCCGGCCGTGCCGGTGGCCGCCTTGCCGCAGGCGCAGCCCGGCCAGCGGCTGGTGGTGGTCTTGCACAGCAGCACCGACCCGAGCCTGCAACTGCCCGCACCGGTGCCCGCGGCGCTGCAGGACTACCAGCTCGGCACGGCGCAGCGGGTGGTCGACGGCGTGACGCTCTACGAGCTCACGCTCGGCCCGTTCGCCAGCCAGGCCGAAGCCGCCCGCGCGCTCGGCCTGCTGCGCAAGCGCTTCCCCAAGGCCAGCGTGATGGCGCTGCCGGGCGCACCGACGGCCGCCGCTGCAGCAGCGGCTCCCGCCACCGCCGACACACCTTCGGCCGCCCCCACAGCCCCCGCCGCCACGCCGATCGACCCCGAACGGGCCGGCCCGGCCGACCTGGCGCTGGCGCAGGCGGCCGACGCCCGCGGCGACCTGCCGACTGCGCTCGAGGCCCTCAACCGCGTGCTCGACCTGCCGCCCAACCGCGCCTCGCGCGAGGCCCAGGAGCTGATCGGCGTGGTGCGCCTGAAGGCCGGCGAAACCACCCGCGCGCGGCGCGAGTTCGAGCTGTTCCTGAAGCTCTACCCGACCGGCGCCGACGCCAAGCGGGTCGCCGCCCGGCTGGCGGCGCTGCCCGCGCCCGGCGCGACCGAGGCGGTGCGCGCCGAGCGCCCGCCGGTGCCGGCCACCACCACCCTCAACGGCTCGGCCGGGCTGTACTACTACGGCGGCCAGTCGCAGATCCGCTCGGAGGAGTTCCGCGATTCCAGCATCGGCGGCCTGCCCGAGCTGGTGCAGAACCCGACGATCTCGGGCGTCGACCAGAAGCTGGCGATCGCCAACGTCGACCTGAACTACCGCCACCGCGATGCCGAGCAGGACCTGCGTTTCGTCTTCCGCGACAGCTACCAGGCCAACATGCTGGCCGGCAAGCCCGACCGCAACAAGCTCTCGGCGCTGTACGTCGACCACCGCTCGTTCAAGACCGGCACCAGCGTGCGGCTGGGCCGGCAGTCGCCGCTGGGCGGCGGCATCCTCGGGCGCTTCGACGGCCTGCAGGCCGGCTACGCGTTCGCGCCGAAGTGGAAGGTCAACGTGGTCGGCGGCCGCCCGGCCGACAAGCTGCAGCAGACCCGGCGCTATTTCTTCGGCACCTCGGTCGATGCCGACGCCATCACCGAGCACGTCGGCGGCAGCCTCTACGCGATCGAGCAGAAGATCGACGGCGTGACCGACCGGCGTGCGCTCGGCACCGACGTGCGCTATTTCAACGGCGGTACCTTCGTCTCCGGCAGCCTCGACTACGACACCGTGCTGCGCGCCGTCAACGTCGCCTCGGTGCAAGGGACCTGGCAGCAGATCGACGCCGAGGGCGCGGCCGGCACCAGCGTCAACTTTATGCTCGACCGGCGCGCCCAGCCGCTGCTGATGCTGGGCAACGCGCTGTTCTTCCAGGATCCCAACGGCGGGCCGATCCCGGTGCGCCTGAGCGACGCGCTGGCGCTGCGCAACCTGGAGACGCTGCGCGACTACGTGCGCACCACCACCGCGTTCTCGAACCAGGCGCTGCTGGGCGTGACCACGCCGCTCAACCCGCGCTGGCAGATCGGCGGCGACGTGCGGCTGTCGAGCATCGGTGCGATCGCGCCGGTGCCCGAGATCCTGCCCGACGGCCAGCCCGCCACCGGCAACATCTGGAGCCTGGGCGGCCAGCTGATCGGCAACAACCTCTACTCGGCGCGCGACACCCACGTCTTCAACGCCAGCTACCAGACCGCGCCCACCTTCAAGGGCCTGCTGCTGTCGTACAACAACCTGTCGGCGCTCAACGAGGCCTGGCAGCTGGAGCCGTCGCTGCAGTACTACCGGCAGAGCGGCACCGACGGTCTGGATCTGGTCCGATGGAAGCCGGGGCTGCGGGTGTCATGGCGCGTGGCACAGTCCTGGGTGCTGGAGTCGTCGCTGGACTATGAAGTCACGCACATCACCAGCCCCACCCGCAACGAAAATAGCAACCGTGTCTTCTACTACCTTGGTGGACGTTACGACTTCTGA
- the ccmA gene encoding cytochrome c biogenesis heme-transporting ATPase CcmA, with protein MDVTTSESPSDASLHAGGACLRAVDLACRRGERRLFSGLNLQLQPGRLIWLRADNGRGKTSLLRLLAGLAAPESGDVLLADRPVRKAAALGLRPVYIGHANGLKEDLSAAETLTFMARLHGRSTGQGGAAVPAALTRMGMASRIDAPVRTLSQGQRRRVALARLALEDAPLPWILDEPYDALDSAGIGALDGLLGEHLARGGSAILTSHQPLAATAPPAQTVWLGRNGVEERS; from the coding sequence GTGGACGTTACGACTTCTGAGTCGCCATCCGATGCGTCCCTGCACGCTGGCGGGGCCTGCCTGCGCGCCGTCGATCTCGCCTGCCGGCGCGGCGAGCGCCGCCTCTTCAGCGGCCTGAACCTGCAGCTCCAGCCCGGCCGGCTGATCTGGCTGCGCGCCGACAACGGCCGCGGCAAGACCAGCCTGCTGCGCCTGCTGGCCGGCCTGGCGGCGCCCGAGTCCGGTGACGTGCTGCTGGCCGACCGGCCGGTGCGCAAGGCCGCGGCGCTCGGGCTGCGACCGGTCTACATCGGCCATGCCAACGGCCTGAAAGAGGATCTGAGCGCGGCCGAGACGCTGACCTTCATGGCGCGCCTGCACGGTCGTTCGACCGGGCAGGGCGGGGCGGCGGTGCCCGCGGCGCTGACGCGCATGGGCATGGCCAGCCGGATCGACGCGCCGGTGCGCACGCTCTCGCAGGGCCAGCGCCGCCGGGTCGCGCTGGCGCGGCTGGCGCTCGAGGACGCGCCGCTGCCGTGGATCCTCGACGAGCCCTACGACGCGCTCGACAGCGCCGGCATCGGCGCGCTCGACGGCCTGCTGGGCGAACACCTGGCGCGTGGCGGCAGCGCCATCCTCACCAGCCACCAGCCGCTGGCCGCCACCGCGCCGCCGGCGCAGACGGTCTGGCTGGGCCGCAATGGCGTCGAGGAGCGCTCATGA
- the ccmB gene encoding heme exporter protein CcmB: protein MSALITSEAEATPDTGFAPLLALVMRDLRLAARRRSEAALPLVFFIVAAGLFPLGVGPETETLRQIAPGVVWVCALLAAMLSINQLYAADHADGSLEQMLLSGQPLALVALARSLSHWLLTGLPLVLTAPLFGVMFDLSAEGIGSLVIGLLLGTPVLSLLGNVGAALTLGLRSGGMLVFLLVLPLAVPVLIFGTGAVAAVEVGMSPQPHYALLGALLIATAGLAPLASGAALRISTE, encoded by the coding sequence ATGAGTGCGCTCATCACGTCCGAAGCCGAAGCCACGCCTGACACCGGCTTCGCGCCGCTGCTGGCACTGGTGATGCGCGACCTGCGCCTGGCCGCGCGCCGGCGCAGCGAGGCGGCGCTGCCGCTGGTGTTCTTCATCGTCGCCGCCGGGCTGTTCCCGCTCGGCGTCGGGCCCGAGACCGAAACCCTGCGCCAGATCGCGCCGGGCGTGGTGTGGGTCTGCGCGCTGCTGGCGGCGATGCTGTCGATCAACCAGCTCTACGCCGCCGACCACGCCGACGGCTCGCTCGAGCAGATGCTGCTGAGCGGCCAGCCGCTGGCGCTGGTCGCGCTGGCGCGGTCGCTGTCGCACTGGCTGCTGACGGGGCTGCCGCTGGTGCTGACGGCGCCGCTGTTCGGCGTCATGTTCGACCTGTCGGCCGAGGGCATCGGCTCGCTGGTGATCGGGCTGCTGCTGGGCACGCCGGTGCTGAGCCTGCTCGGCAATGTCGGTGCGGCGCTCACGCTGGGCCTGCGCAGCGGCGGCATGCTGGTGTTCCTGCTGGTGCTGCCGCTGGCGGTGCCGGTACTTATTTTTGGAACTGGCGCCGTGGCGGCGGTCGAAGTGGGTATGTCGCCTCAGCCACACTACGCCCTGCTCGGCGCCCTGTTGATCGCCACCGCCGGCCTCGCCCCGCTGGCCAGCGGGGCGGCCTTGCGGATCTCGACCGAATGA
- the ccmC gene encoding heme ABC transporter permease CcmC, whose translation MKKLHLFHFSAPSRFYALTGALLPWLWTAAALLAAAGLYIGFVIAPTDATQGEVYRVIFIHVPTAWVSMVLYLAMAFWAAIGWAFNARMGSMLARAIAPTGALFTFMALWTGALWGKPTWGTWWVWDARLTSEFILLLLYLGYMALVAAIDDTRRADRAGALLAVVGAVNVPIIYFSVKWWNTLHQGASVSLTAAPKMAETMLNAMLLMSLACWAYAFAMVFMRTRAIILERERETAWVGELAGRPT comes from the coding sequence ATGAAGAAACTGCACCTTTTCCATTTCTCAGCGCCATCGCGCTTCTATGCGCTCACCGGCGCCCTGCTGCCCTGGCTGTGGACCGCCGCGGCGCTGCTGGCGGCCGCCGGCCTGTACATCGGTTTCGTGATCGCCCCGACCGACGCCACCCAGGGCGAGGTCTATCGCGTCATCTTCATCCACGTGCCGACCGCCTGGGTGTCGATGGTGCTGTACCTGGCGATGGCGTTCTGGGCTGCGATCGGCTGGGCCTTCAACGCGCGCATGGGCTCGATGCTCGCGCGTGCCATCGCCCCGACCGGCGCGCTGTTCACCTTCATGGCGCTGTGGACCGGCGCCCTGTGGGGCAAGCCGACCTGGGGCACCTGGTGGGTCTGGGACGCGCGGCTGACGTCCGAGTTCATCCTGCTGCTGCTCTACCTCGGCTACATGGCGCTGGTGGCGGCGATCGACGACACCCGCCGTGCCGACCGGGCCGGTGCACTGCTGGCGGTGGTGGGCGCGGTCAACGTGCCGATCATCTATTTCTCGGTGAAGTGGTGGAACACCCTGCACCAGGGCGCGTCGGTCAGCCTGACCGCCGCACCCAAGATGGCCGAGACCATGCTCAACGCGATGCTGCTGATGAGCCTGGCCTGCTGGGCCTACGCGTTCGCGATGGTCTTCATGCGCACCCGGGCCATCATCCTCGAGCGCGAGCGCGAGACCGCCTGGGTGGGCGAACTGGCCGGGAGGCCGACATGA
- the ccmD gene encoding heme exporter protein CcmD: MSDYLSMGGHGLYIWGSYAMCALVMAVEAMLVLQRQRRARHAAKAAIDEEN; this comes from the coding sequence ATGAGCGATTACCTTTCCATGGGCGGCCATGGTCTTTACATCTGGGGTTCGTACGCGATGTGCGCGCTGGTGATGGCCGTCGAGGCCATGCTGGTGCTGCAGCGCCAGCGCCGGGCCCGCCATGCCGCCAAGGCGGCGATCGACGAGGAAAACTGA
- the ccmE gene encoding cytochrome c maturation protein CcmE, protein MKPRHKRLAIAGGVLVAVGAIATLVLNAFQSNLVFFYSPSQVVAKEVPDGRTFRLGGMVEDGSVKREGVMVSFVVTDTVQKVPVRFEGILPDLFKEGKGVVAQGKVEGGTFIAKEVLAKHDENYMPPEAAEALKRAKEGGQMQSSQAATGDPR, encoded by the coding sequence ATGAAACCCCGTCACAAGCGCCTGGCCATCGCCGGCGGCGTGCTGGTCGCTGTGGGCGCGATCGCCACCCTGGTGCTCAACGCCTTCCAGAGCAATCTGGTGTTCTTCTATTCGCCCAGCCAGGTGGTCGCCAAGGAGGTGCCCGACGGCCGCACCTTCCGCCTGGGCGGCATGGTCGAGGACGGCAGCGTCAAGCGCGAGGGCGTGATGGTGAGCTTTGTCGTCACCGACACGGTGCAGAAGGTGCCGGTGCGCTTCGAGGGCATCCTGCCCGACCTCTTCAAGGAGGGCAAAGGCGTGGTCGCACAGGGCAAGGTCGAGGGCGGCACCTTCATCGCCAAGGAAGTGCTGGCCAAGCACGATGAAAACTACATGCCGCCCGAAGCCGCCGAGGCGCTCAAGCGCGCCAAGGAAGGCGGCCAGATGCAGAGCAGCCAGGCTGCCACCGGAGACCCGCGATGA
- a CDS encoding heme lyase CcmF/NrfE family subunit, producing MIPEIGHFMLWLAVGVSLVLSTVPLVGAQRGRSDWMALARPLTWLLFVLVSISMVTLGSAFVSHDFSVLYVASHSNTALPLAYRIAGIWGGHEGSLLLWLLMLCLWMLAVAQFSKELPLPVLARILAVMGMVSVGFLAFTLMTSNPFDRLLPAALEGRDLNPLLQDPGMVIHPPMLYMGYVGFSVAFAFAIAALIGGNLDAQWARWSRPWTTAAWAFLTIGIALGSWWAYYELGWGGWWFWDPVENASFMPWLVGTALIHSLAVTEKRGSFKNWTVLLAIMAFSLSLVGTFLVRSGVLSSVHAFATDPARGLFILGFLVVVIGASLTLYAWRAPSVGLGARFGLMSRETLLLGNNVLLVVATGAVLLGTLYPLALDALNMGKISVGPPYFDTVFMPLMAPLVFLMGVGPMARWKQAEVPDLARRLSWAAGVTVVAALGSGWLAGEITLVTTAGLLMGWWVVTSVATDLWEKIRPLPGVATTRQRAAQLQRATVGMMVAHLGVAAFIFGVALVKGYEVERDVQMNLGDTTTVAGYTFTFLGVREVQGPNYAAAQGQIKVTRNGQTVAEMHPEKRVYRVQRNPMTEAAIRSGFTGDLYVSLGEPVAGSDAWIVRVYVKPFVNWIWGGCFLMALGGVLAMTDRRYRRATREAAARADLQGAQA from the coding sequence ATGATTCCTGAAATCGGCCACTTCATGCTCTGGCTCGCCGTCGGGGTGTCACTGGTGCTGAGCACCGTGCCCCTGGTGGGCGCGCAGCGCGGCCGCTCCGACTGGATGGCGCTGGCGCGGCCGCTGACCTGGCTGCTGTTCGTGCTGGTCTCGATCTCGATGGTCACGCTCGGCAGCGCCTTCGTCTCGCACGACTTCTCGGTGCTCTACGTCGCCTCGCACTCCAACACGGCGCTGCCGCTGGCCTATCGCATCGCCGGCATCTGGGGCGGCCATGAAGGCTCGCTGCTGCTGTGGCTGCTGATGCTGTGCCTGTGGATGCTGGCGGTGGCGCAGTTCAGCAAGGAACTGCCGCTGCCGGTGCTGGCGCGCATCCTGGCGGTGATGGGCATGGTCAGCGTGGGCTTCCTGGCCTTCACGCTGATGACGTCGAATCCGTTCGACCGCCTGCTGCCGGCCGCGCTCGAAGGCCGTGACCTGAACCCGCTGCTGCAGGATCCGGGCATGGTGATCCACCCGCCGATGCTCTACATGGGCTACGTCGGCTTCTCGGTGGCGTTCGCGTTCGCGATCGCGGCGCTGATCGGCGGCAACCTCGACGCCCAGTGGGCGCGCTGGAGCCGGCCCTGGACCACCGCCGCCTGGGCGTTCCTGACGATCGGCATCGCGCTCGGTTCCTGGTGGGCGTATTACGAACTGGGCTGGGGCGGCTGGTGGTTCTGGGATCCGGTCGAAAACGCCTCCTTCATGCCGTGGCTGGTCGGCACCGCGCTGATCCACTCGCTGGCGGTGACCGAAAAGCGCGGCAGCTTCAAGAACTGGACCGTGCTGCTGGCGATCATGGCGTTTTCGCTGTCGCTGGTCGGTACCTTCCTGGTCCGCTCGGGCGTGCTGTCGTCGGTGCACGCGTTTGCCACCGACCCGGCCCGCGGCCTGTTCATCCTCGGTTTCCTGGTGGTGGTGATCGGCGCTTCGCTGACGCTCTACGCCTGGCGTGCCCCGAGCGTCGGACTGGGCGCGCGTTTCGGCCTGATGTCGCGCGAGACGCTGCTGCTGGGCAACAACGTGCTGCTGGTCGTGGCCACCGGCGCGGTGCTGCTGGGCACGCTCTACCCGTTGGCGCTCGACGCCCTGAACATGGGCAAGATCTCGGTCGGCCCGCCGTACTTCGACACCGTCTTCATGCCGCTGATGGCGCCGCTGGTGTTCTTGATGGGCGTGGGCCCGATGGCGCGCTGGAAGCAGGCCGAGGTGCCCGACCTGGCGCGCCGCCTGAGCTGGGCCGCCGGCGTCACGGTGGTGGCCGCGCTCGGCAGCGGCTGGCTGGCCGGCGAGATCACGCTGGTCACGACCGCCGGCCTGCTGATGGGCTGGTGGGTGGTGACCTCGGTGGCCACCGACCTGTGGGAGAAGATCCGCCCGCTGCCCGGCGTGGCCACGACCCGCCAGCGCGCGGCTCAGCTGCAGCGTGCCACCGTCGGCATGATGGTGGCCCACCTGGGCGTGGCGGCGTTCATCTTCGGCGTCGCGCTGGTCAAGGGTTACGAGGTCGAACGCGACGTGCAGATGAACCTGGGCGACACCACCACGGTGGCCGGCTACACCTTCACCTTCCTGGGCGTGCGTGAAGTGCAGGGCCCCAACTATGCGGCGGCACAAGGCCAGATCAAGGTCACCAGGAACGGCCAGACCGTGGCCGAGATGCACCCCGAGAAGCGCGTCTACCGCGTGCAGCGCAACCCGATGACCGAGGCGGCCATCCGCAGCGGTTTCACCGGTGACCTGTACGTCTCGCTCGGCGAGCCGGTGGCCGGCAGCGACGCCTGGATCGTGCGCGTCTACGTCAAGCCCTTCGTCAACTGGATCTGGGGCGGCTGCTTCCTGATGGCCCTTGGCGGCGTGCTCGCCATGACCGACCGGCGCTATCGCCGCGCCACCCGTGAAGCCGCTGCACGTGCCGACCTGCAAGGAGCCCAGGCATGA
- a CDS encoding DsbE family thiol:disulfide interchange protein, giving the protein MKSLKFLVPLALFLVLAGFLLVGLNRDPREVPSPLIGKPAPEFALPRLDDGAQTIQRADLLGQVWMLNVWASWCVACRQEHPLLVEYAKQKRLPIYGLNYKDERADGQQWLAQFGNPYTASLYDRAGRVGIDFGVYGVPETFIIDREGVVRMKHIGPLTPEVIRERIEPLLRQLNA; this is encoded by the coding sequence ATGAAGAGTCTGAAGTTCCTGGTGCCGCTGGCGCTGTTCCTGGTGCTGGCGGGGTTCCTGCTGGTCGGCCTGAACCGCGACCCGCGTGAAGTGCCGTCGCCGCTGATCGGCAAGCCGGCGCCCGAGTTCGCGCTGCCGCGTCTCGACGATGGCGCCCAGACCATCCAGCGCGCCGACCTGCTCGGCCAGGTCTGGATGCTCAACGTCTGGGCCTCGTGGTGCGTGGCCTGCCGCCAGGAGCACCCGCTGCTGGTCGAGTACGCCAAGCAGAAGCGCCTGCCGATCTACGGCCTGAACTACAAGGACGAACGCGCCGACGGCCAGCAGTGGCTGGCGCAGTTCGGCAACCCCTACACCGCGTCGCTGTACGACCGGGCCGGCCGGGTCGGCATCGATTTCGGCGTCTACGGCGTGCCCGAGACCTTCATCATCGACCGCGAGGGCGTGGTGCGCATGAAGCACATCGGCCCGCTGACACCCGAGGTGATCCGCGAGCGCATCGAACCCCTGCTGAGGCAACTGAATGCATAA
- a CDS encoding cytochrome c-type biogenesis protein, with product MHKRFLTIAALAAALGGPMAGSALAADALPAAANPELEARMVRITAELRCLVCQNQTVADSNSELANDLRQQVREMLDRGATDAEIIAFMTARYGDFVLYRPPVKGTTALLWAGPALLLLGGAATLVLVLRRRARLPAEAFDVDETASGAAADDAPGAAPAASTGAAGLPAQPRSTAQS from the coding sequence ATGCATAAGCGGTTCCTGACGATCGCCGCCCTGGCTGCGGCGCTGGGCGGCCCGATGGCCGGTTCCGCGCTGGCGGCCGATGCGCTGCCGGCGGCGGCCAACCCGGAGCTCGAGGCGCGCATGGTGCGCATCACCGCCGAGCTGCGCTGCCTGGTCTGCCAGAACCAGACCGTGGCCGATTCGAACTCCGAGCTGGCCAACGACCTGCGCCAGCAGGTGCGCGAGATGCTCGATCGCGGCGCCACCGATGCCGAGATCATCGCCTTCATGACCGCGCGCTACGGCGACTTCGTGCTCTACCGCCCGCCGGTCAAGGGCACCACCGCCTTGCTGTGGGCCGGCCCGGCCCTGCTGCTGCTGGGGGGCGCGGCCACGCTGGTGCTGGTGCTGCGCCGCCGCGCCCGCCTGCCGGCAGAGGCTTTCGACGTCGACGAGACCGCCTCCGGCGCGGCCGCCGACGATGCGCCCGGCGCCGCTCCCGCGGCCTCGACCGGCGCCGCCGGCCTGCCGGCCCAGCCGCGCTCGACCGCCCAATCCTGA
- a CDS encoding c-type cytochrome biogenesis protein CcmI/CycH: MTPDIASLRRQLQQLQELHATGVIDADTFEQGKHKLERQMVDQVMAGGDDASAAAAPAVAVPAVGQAAPTAIAPLAAAVQAATPRPRPSARLWALSSVFTLLVAVAGYAVYGTPAQLTADGASMAAAGGGAAAQGEGAGPAGSAASHEITPEQIAALADRLRERLQTEPDNAEGWAMLARAYNMLGRAEDAAPAYKRAIELNGQDAGLMSDYADILAVSNDRQLEGEPLKLIERALKIDPNQPKALSLAGTAAFNRKDYAGAVRYWERILVNLPPDSPMLDQVRGSVDEARKLGGLPARSATAATTAAAVAPAAQPAPAAARATADAATAQVSGTVTLSKDLAGKAGPDDTVFIFARAAEGPRMPLAILRKQVKDLPVTFKLDDSTAMGPQMKLSNFPQVVVGARISKSGNAMPQPGDLQGISAPVALGSNGLKIEINQAVGP, translated from the coding sequence ATGACCCCAGACATTGCCAGCCTGCGCCGTCAGTTGCAGCAGCTGCAGGAATTGCACGCCACCGGCGTGATCGACGCCGACACCTTCGAGCAGGGCAAGCACAAGCTCGAGCGCCAGATGGTCGACCAGGTGATGGCCGGCGGCGACGACGCGTCCGCCGCGGCGGCCCCTGCCGTCGCCGTGCCGGCGGTGGGTCAGGCGGCGCCGACTGCGATTGCACCGCTGGCTGCGGCCGTCCAGGCGGCCACGCCACGGCCGCGTCCGTCGGCGCGCCTGTGGGCACTCAGCAGCGTGTTCACGCTGCTGGTCGCGGTGGCTGGTTATGCCGTGTACGGGACGCCCGCCCAGTTGACCGCCGACGGCGCCTCGATGGCGGCGGCGGGCGGCGGCGCGGCAGCGCAGGGCGAGGGCGCCGGTCCGGCCGGCAGTGCGGCATCCCACGAGATCACGCCCGAGCAGATCGCCGCACTGGCCGACCGCCTGCGCGAGCGCCTGCAGACCGAGCCCGACAACGCCGAAGGCTGGGCGATGCTGGCACGCGCCTACAACATGCTCGGCCGCGCCGAAGATGCCGCGCCGGCCTACAAGCGGGCGATCGAGCTCAACGGCCAGGACGCCGGCCTGATGTCCGACTACGCCGACATCCTGGCCGTCAGCAACGACCGCCAGCTCGAAGGCGAGCCGCTCAAGCTGATCGAGCGAGCGCTCAAGATCGACCCCAACCAGCCCAAGGCGCTGTCGCTGGCCGGCACCGCCGCCTTCAACCGCAAGGACTACGCCGGCGCGGTGCGCTACTGGGAGCGCATCCTGGTCAACCTGCCGCCCGATTCGCCGATGCTCGACCAGGTGCGTGGCAGCGTCGACGAGGCCCGCAAGCTCGGCGGCCTGCCGGCGCGCTCGGCCACCGCCGCGACCACCGCCGCCGCCGTCGCGCCGGCTGCACAGCCCGCACCTGCCGCGGCCCGGGCCACCGCCGATGCGGCCACCGCGCAGGTCAGCGGCACCGTCACGCTGTCGAAGGACCTGGCCGGCAAGGCCGGGCCGGACGACACCGTCTTCATCTTCGCCCGCGCCGCCGAAGGCCCGCGCATGCCGCTGGCGATCCTGCGCAAGCAGGTCAAGGACCTGCCCGTCACCTTCAAGCTCGACGACAGCACGGCGATGGGGCCGCAGATGAAGCTGTCCAACTTCCCGCAGGTGGTGGTGGGCGCGCGCATCAGCAAGAGCGGCAACGCGATGCCGCAGCCGGGTGATCTGCAGGGCATCAGCGCCCCGGTGGCGCTGGGCAGCAACGGCCTGAAGATCGAGATCAACCAGGCCGTCGGGCCCTGA